One genomic segment of Marinitoga piezophila KA3 includes these proteins:
- the galT gene encoding galactose-1-phosphate uridylyltransferase, whose product MLERRYNPITDEWVMISSSRQKRPNLPKDSCPICPGVLELPEEYDLVSFENRFPALKRDAESVENNSEILKKASSQGICEVVVYTKEHNSELSKMPLTQIEKLTSMWADRTLELSKYEFIKYIYIFENKGKEVGATLPHPHGQLYAFPFLPPRIKVKINALKKWYSERKTCSICEIINEEKKLNERIIYENETMIAIVPFYARYPYEVHLYPKRHISSIYEMTGKEKKDFSKALKIITSKYNGLFNMPFPYMMMFFQKPFNLPENMHYFHFHVEFISPMRGPNLIKWIASVESGTWAFINPIEPEKAAEQLRNIEVNIND is encoded by the coding sequence ATGCTTGAAAGACGTTATAATCCTATAACAGATGAGTGGGTAATGATATCCTCTTCCAGGCAGAAAAGACCTAACCTTCCAAAAGACAGCTGTCCTATTTGCCCGGGAGTACTGGAATTACCTGAAGAATATGATTTAGTTAGTTTTGAAAATAGATTTCCTGCTTTAAAAAGAGATGCTGAAAGTGTGGAAAACAATAGTGAAATATTAAAAAAAGCGTCTTCACAGGGAATTTGCGAAGTGGTTGTATACACCAAAGAACATAATTCCGAATTATCAAAAATGCCATTAACTCAAATAGAAAAATTAACCTCAATGTGGGCTGATAGAACTTTAGAATTATCTAAATATGAATTCATAAAATACATTTATATATTTGAAAATAAAGGAAAAGAAGTGGGAGCAACATTACCTCATCCTCATGGTCAATTATATGCCTTTCCTTTTTTGCCTCCAAGAATAAAGGTAAAAATAAATGCATTAAAAAAGTGGTATTCCGAAAGGAAAACATGTTCAATATGTGAAATCATAAATGAAGAAAAAAAACTTAACGAAAGAATCATATACGAAAATGAAACAATGATAGCTATAGTCCCATTCTATGCAAGATATCCATATGAAGTCCATTTATATCCCAAAAGGCATATTAGTTCCATATATGAAATGACCGGAAAAGAAAAGAAGGATTTTTCTAAAGCTCTAAAAATCATTACTTCAAAATATAATGGCCTATTTAATATGCCATTTCCATATATGATGATGTTCTTTCAAAAACCCTTTAATCTACCTGAAAATATGCATTATTTCCATTTTCATGTAGAATTTATCTCACCAATGAGAGGACCAAATCTTATAAAATGGATAGCGAGTGTAGAAAGCGGCACCTGGGCTTTTATAAACCCCATTGAACCAGAAAAGGCTGCAGAACAACTGAGAAATATCGAGGTGAATATAAATGATTAA
- a CDS encoding carbohydrate ABC transporter permease, translated as MTLKKMWIYSLLILISAFFILPFYVTIITSFKPLSEISIATMWDFPKHFSLEGFKGAFEKLAPNMKNSFYLTIPATIISALLGSINGFALSKLRFRFSNLIFALILFGMFIPYQSVLFPLIQFFQKIGLYGTIPALIIIHVIYGIPITTLMFKNYYEEIPDELIEAASIDGAGFRKIYTQILLPISIPGFVVVAIWQFTNIWNEFLFAVTVTNNPSKQPITVALVNLAGSQVVEWNIQMAGALIAALPTLIVYILLGKYFIRGLLAGSVKG; from the coding sequence ATGACATTAAAAAAGATGTGGATATATTCATTGCTTATTCTGATTTCAGCATTTTTTATTTTACCTTTTTATGTAACGATAATTACCAGTTTTAAACCTCTTAGTGAAATTTCAATTGCCACAATGTGGGATTTTCCAAAACATTTTTCACTTGAAGGTTTTAAAGGAGCATTTGAAAAACTTGCTCCAAATATGAAAAATAGCTTTTATTTAACAATTCCTGCAACTATAATCTCAGCATTATTGGGTTCTATAAATGGGTTTGCTTTATCAAAATTAAGATTTAGATTTTCAAATTTAATATTTGCTTTAATATTATTCGGTATGTTTATTCCATATCAAAGTGTTTTATTTCCTTTAATTCAATTTTTTCAAAAAATAGGATTATATGGAACAATTCCGGCTTTAATTATAATTCACGTTATTTACGGTATTCCTATTACAACTTTAATGTTCAAAAATTATTATGAGGAAATTCCTGATGAATTAATTGAGGCTGCGTCGATAGATGGTGCTGGATTTAGAAAGATCTATACACAAATTCTTCTTCCAATATCTATCCCTGGATTTGTAGTTGTGGCAATATGGCAATTTACAAATATATGGAATGAATTTCTATTTGCAGTTACAGTAACAAATAATCCTTCAAAACAACCAATTACCGTTGCTCTTGTAAATCTGGCTGGTAGTCAGGTCGTAGAATGGAATATTCAAATGGCTGGTGCATTAATTGCTGCATTGCCAACATTAATAGTATATATACTCCTCGGAAAATATTTTATTAGAGGTTTATTGGCCGGTTCCGTAAAAGGATGA
- a CDS encoding glycoside hydrolase family 36 protein, which translates to MKIFNMSYENNYFEIQKDNYMVLLKMEEIPEGYILRGKIKGKIDKINIFEDIIDENIIVNDWHSWGETKSINIKDYPEINSDYFILSEKKLIGFLSSNISHNYFEVKNTTVYGYMNFFEKKLDDYIDFDPLIIIEGKNPEDLLEIYADYVKFENNIKLNKKRPVGWSSWYQYFDKLNWEDVKKNLELSQKYGYEVFQIDDSWQKDIGDWESKNNFPSLKEMAEKIKSHNMTPGIWTAPFNVSETSQIFINHQDWLIKDENGNPKIAYKNWNKNIYTLDITNPDVQKHLYTLFKNMYNAGFEYFKIDFLYSGAIEGKRFDNNITPIESYRKGLEIIRYAVKDSFILGCGAPLLPSLGYVDGMRVSEDTAPIYTTDESVKLNAYIALKNSINRFFMNEKWWWNDPDCLILRKKDTQLDSIVRQMYGYATGLLNYMIIQSDNLSLDIEEDIYFKVLELQGGIVKVKGIMDGNYIIESIHPKYGKITLKMNLEEKRYNITFEDNIISLNKKTIVNEDKRLFHFYTLEGENNA; encoded by the coding sequence ATGAAAATTTTTAATATGAGTTACGAAAATAATTATTTTGAAATTCAAAAAGATAATTATATGGTTTTATTAAAAATGGAAGAAATTCCTGAAGGATATATTCTCAGAGGAAAAATAAAAGGAAAAATTGACAAAATAAACATCTTTGAGGATATTATAGATGAAAATATTATCGTCAATGATTGGCATAGCTGGGGTGAAACAAAAAGTATAAACATAAAGGATTATCCGGAAATAAATTCAGATTATTTTATTCTTTCTGAAAAAAAATTAATAGGATTTTTATCCTCAAATATTTCTCATAATTACTTTGAGGTAAAAAATACAACTGTCTATGGATACATGAATTTCTTTGAAAAAAAATTAGATGATTATATTGATTTTGACCCTTTAATAATTATTGAAGGAAAAAATCCGGAAGATTTACTTGAAATATATGCTGATTATGTAAAGTTTGAAAATAATATAAAATTGAATAAAAAAAGACCTGTAGGATGGTCTTCATGGTATCAATATTTTGACAAATTAAACTGGGAGGATGTGAAAAAAAATCTTGAATTATCCCAAAAATATGGTTATGAAGTATTTCAAATAGATGATTCATGGCAAAAAGATATTGGCGACTGGGAATCAAAAAATAATTTCCCATCTTTAAAAGAAATGGCAGAAAAAATAAAATCACATAATATGACGCCTGGAATCTGGACCGCGCCATTCAATGTTTCTGAAACATCTCAAATATTTATAAATCACCAGGATTGGCTCATAAAAGATGAAAATGGAAATCCAAAGATAGCTTATAAAAACTGGAATAAAAACATCTATACACTTGATATAACAAATCCTGATGTACAAAAACATCTATATACATTATTTAAAAATATGTATAATGCCGGTTTCGAATACTTCAAAATAGACTTTCTCTATTCAGGTGCAATAGAAGGAAAAAGATTTGATAATAATATAACTCCAATTGAAAGCTACAGAAAAGGACTAGAGATAATAAGATATGCAGTAAAAGATTCTTTCATATTAGGTTGTGGTGCTCCATTATTACCTTCTCTTGGTTATGTAGATGGAATGAGGGTTAGTGAAGATACAGCGCCTATATATACCACAGATGAATCTGTAAAATTAAATGCATATATCGCTTTAAAAAACAGCATTAACAGGTTTTTCATGAATGAAAAATGGTGGTGGAATGATCCAGATTGTTTAATCTTAAGAAAAAAGGATACTCAATTGGATTCAATTGTTCGCCAGATGTATGGTTATGCCACAGGATTATTGAATTATATGATTATACAAAGCGATAATCTCTCTCTGGATATTGAAGAAGATATATACTTTAAAGTATTAGAGCTTCAAGGTGGAATAGTAAAAGTAAAAGGTATTATGGACGGAAATTATATTATAGAGTCAATTCATCCAAAATATGGAAAGATAACACTAAAAATGAACCTTGAAGAAAAAAGATATAATATAACATTTGAAGACAATATTATTTCATTAAACAAGAAAACAATAGTCAATGAGGATAAAAGACTGTTCCATTTTTATACATTAGAAGGTGAAAATAATGCTTGA